The Dermacentor albipictus isolate Rhodes 1998 colony chromosome 2, USDA_Dalb.pri_finalv2, whole genome shotgun sequence genome has a segment encoding these proteins:
- the LOC139055722 gene encoding streptococcal hemagglutinin-like — translation MQRLTKTRQPPATNAPLASSSTAAGATVPTLSTLNVTSDVTTYKPAALPQPAAFLHSPHAAVHIPATFNAVSNAESSDSTAASQSAFVASMSPTTKLHAVSDAKSLGPLNMSQPAAFTAAAADAAASIPATLTPVVKSCNQTSESQLNALVAAAPTGSTTSAVLDSANSMPADIIPNVSRCVSVAPASLTTVYPADDSSAEMDFTSSPDNDHNAPPLESGWSTISTSRKPASAARPRTELISVGIQLPPGTLTPKLPLYDLLAAIISAAHLSSKTSAEITLQAKPAQSLVFLKTHSPLTAQLLLSLTHLQLHGSYAATVKGPSVQASLSYTTIPSPSLIDENRSFDLRLTMLERHQREQQRISQD, via the exons ATGCAGCGTCTCACGAAGACCCGGCAGCCGCCAGCCACCAATGCCCCGCTGGCCTCCTCTTCTACCGCCGCCGGTGCCACTGTGCCTACTCTGTCAACGCTGAATGTTACCAGCGACGTGACTACTTATAAGCCGGCAGCCCTGCCTCAACCGGCTGCGTTCCTGCACTCCCCGCACGCCGCCGTGCATATTCCGGCCACGTTCAACGCTGTGAGCAACGCTGAGAGCTCTGACTCGACCGCCGCGTCGCAGTCGGCGTTCGTCGCCTCAATGTCTCCTACGACCAAGCTCCACGCTGTCAGCGACGCCAAGAGTCTCGGACCACTAAACATGTCGCAGCCAGCAGCGTTCACCGCAGCCGCCGCAGATGCCGCCGCGTCTATTCCGGCCACATTGACGCCTGTTGTAAAGAGCTGCAATCAGACATCAGAATCGCAGCTGAACGCGCTTGTTGCAGCCGCTCCCACCGGATCCACCACTTCTGCCGTGCTGGACAGTGCAAACTCTATGCCCGCCGATATCATTCCCAATGTTTCGAGATGTGTTTCTGTCGCCCCTGCCTCCTTGACCACCGTGTATCCGGCTGACGACTCGTCGGCGGAGATGGATTTCACGTCGTCCCCAGACAACGACCATAATGCGCCACCATTAGAAAGCGGCTGGAGCACCATCAGTACCAGCCGTAAACCTGCCTCCGCCGCCCGCCCTCGCACCGAGCTCATCTCAGTTGGGATCCAACTTCCGCCCGGTACCCTCACTCCCAAGCTGCCTCTTTACGACTTGCTTGCCGCCATCATCTCCGCCGCACATCTCTCCTCCAAAACCAGCGCAGAGATCACCCTTCAGGCCAAGCCAGCTCAGAGCCTTGTATTTCTGAAAACACACTCCCCTCTCACCGCCCAACTCCTACTTTCTCTCACGCATCTTCAGCTCCACG GCTCCTACGCCGCTACAGTGAAAGGGCCCTCGGTGCAAGCTTCCCTTTCTTACACTACTATACCCTCGCCATCCCTGATTGACGAGAACCGCTCCTTCGATCTCCGGCTCACAATGCTTGAGCGTCACCAGCGCGAACAACAGCGCATCTCCCAAGATTGA